Genomic segment of Leptospiraceae bacterium:
AATGGAATAATCATTTTGTATTTGTAAGGCTAATTCATAATATCTTTTCGCTTCTCGTAGAAACGAATTCTTTTCTTTTGAGTTCTTGGGCTGATTTTGAGCATAAACTTCTTGGATGTATCCTAAATTATTATAAATGGACCTTGCTAAATCTTTTTCAATTTTAGAATGTGACAAAATCGTTCGAAAGCGAAACTCCGCTAACTCAAAGTTTTTTTTTGCTAAATAAATAAGTGCATCCAAATACAAAGCCTCCAAAAAATTAGAGTCCTCAGCAATCAAAGCTTCTGTAATTTTCTTTGCTCTTTCGTAATTTTTCGAATAATAAAACGTCTTTGCATAATAGTAGCGTAAATGTTTTTCTTTTGTTTTATCCTGTTTTGCTAATGACATTGCTTTTTCTAAAGCTTGTAAGGCTTGGTTCCACTGACCCATTTGATTATAAACATCTGCGAACAAAATCATTACTTCCACTGAATTCGGATGATCAATAGAAGCATACTTCAAGTGAGCTAAAGCATTTTTATAATCTTTGAGTTCCAAATAGTTGGATGCTGCCAATAAACGAAATTCCAAAGAATTTCGATAAGAATCGAATACTTCTCGTATCTTGTACAAAGAAGCTTCATATTCCTTTTTCTGAAAGAGCTTTAATGCATCCTCGTAATTCGGAGGATAAGACGACAATAGGTTATTGATAAAGATCATAAAGAAAAAAAGAGATAAGTATAAACGAGTCATACTTACTAAATTTTTCTTAAAAACGTTTATAACAATAATTTTTTTCAACTTAACCTTTTTATTGTCTTTCGAAAAAAACTATAATTTTTATTTAGAGGAAAAACAAAGTTCCTAGCAGGGTCAGAAGTTAAATAACGTATGGGTAGTGAAGGTATGAGTTGTAAGAGTTTGTATTCAATTGCTTCGTCACCTATGTAAGTTTCATTATTGACTTTCAAAATGGGGATTTGAAGTTCCTCATTGAAGATAAGTTCCATCTGATTTTGATTCTCTAATATAAGACTAAAAGGGATTTTAAAAAAACCTGAATATTTCTTTCTTTTGACAGAATATTTGTAATGAAACCCTATATAGGGTTCAACCCCCTTGTAGTTCTTAAGAAATTGAACTTCTATTCTTTCAACTTCAGCTAAGATCAAGTTACTTTTCCTTTTGAAGTGAAATAAATACTTATAAGCTAAGTAAAAGAAGATTACTAAAAAACCTAAATAAGTATAGAATGCCATAGTTGTTATATTAAGATGAATTTGCAAATCCATTATGAATTCGTTTTTGTAGTACTTGCTGGTTCAACGTCAAAATCTTCAGTTATTTTGACCTTTTTCAAAGTTATTTTTGAACTTCTTTCTTTACGTTCTTTTTCTTTCATTTCTCTCTCTAACTGCTTTTGCTTGTAAATATCTTCATATTCTTTCCAAAAGTCTTCTTTATAATGTAGCTTTCGCTCACTCTCAATGTAGCTCACAAAAACCTTCGTAGGTTCACGGAATGCTCCTTCAAGAAAACGATTTGCTAAGTAATCCTCGATTTCTTTTTGGATTAATCTTCGCAAAGGTCTAGCTCCATATTTTTCATCGAAACCTTTTTCAGCAAAATATGTCCTTGCAGTTTCATCTATTTCGATCATGATTTTCTTATCGAATAGATATTGGTTTAGTCGATTTATCATGATATCCACAATTTGTTTTATTTGATCTTTATTTAAAGAATTAAATACCACTATCTCATCAATACGATTCAAAAACTCGGGATTAAAGTGTCTTTTCACAGCCTCTAAAGCCTTTTCTTTCTTATTCTCTTCTCTTCTTGCTTCATTTTCAGAAAACCCCATTTTTCCACTTTTTTGGAGTTCTCTTGCACCAATATTTGACGTCATGATGATTATGGTATCTCTGAAATCAACTCTTCTACCATGAGTATCTGTCAAATTTCCTTCTTCTAAAATTTGTAAAAGGATATTAAAGACATCAGGATGTGCCTTTTCGATTTCATCAAAAAGAATCACCGAATATGGATTGCGACGAACATATTCTGTCAGTTGTCCTGCATCATCATATCCAATGTAACCTGGGGGAGAACCTATCAACTTAGAAACTGAATGGGGTTCCATATATTCAGACATGTCTAAACGATAAAGTTTTTCTTCTTTTCCAAA
This window contains:
- a CDS encoding tetratricopeptide repeat protein; the protein is MTRLYLSLFFFMIFINNLLSSYPPNYEDALKLFQKKEYEASLYKIREVFDSYRNSLEFRLLAASNYLELKDYKNALAHLKYASIDHPNSVEVMILFADVYNQMGQWNQALQALEKAMSLAKQDKTKEKHLRYYYAKTFYYSKNYERAKKITEALIAEDSNFLEALYLDALIYLAKKNFELAEFRFRTILSHSKIEKDLARSIYNNLGYIQEVYAQNQPKNSKEKNSFLREAKRYYELALQIQNDYSIAQDNLARLTRDEK